The Streptomyces sp. NBC_01255 genome window below encodes:
- a CDS encoding DinB family protein: protein MTRIDDTPPAWDERTQLATFLDYTRGTARAKCDGVSAEDARKALLPGSPLMTMSGLINHLRWVEYYWFQVVFLGEEDQGPWTEEDPDREMRVAVDFPLPQLLDEYAEQSARYRELVAANSLDKRAERPIRDGRHVDLRWILLHLTEETARHNGHLDILREMLDGTTGG from the coding sequence ATGACCAGAATCGACGACACACCGCCCGCGTGGGACGAACGCACCCAACTCGCCACGTTTCTCGACTACACACGCGGCACCGCCCGCGCCAAATGCGACGGCGTCTCCGCGGAGGACGCCCGCAAGGCGCTCCTTCCCGGCTCGCCGCTGATGACCATGAGCGGACTGATCAACCACCTCCGCTGGGTCGAGTACTACTGGTTCCAGGTGGTCTTCCTCGGCGAGGAGGACCAGGGCCCCTGGACCGAGGAGGACCCCGACCGCGAGATGCGCGTCGCCGTCGACTTCCCGCTCCCGCAGCTGCTCGACGAGTACGCCGAACAGAGCGCCCGCTACCGCGAGCTCGTCGCCGCGAACAGCCTCGACAAGCGGGCGGAGCGACCCATCCGCGACGGCCGCCACGTCGACCTGCGCTGGATCCTCCTCCACCTCACCGAGGAAACGGCCCGCCACAACGGCCACTTGGACATCCTGCGCGAAATGCTCGACGGCACGACCGGCGGCTAA